One genomic window of Carassius auratus strain Wakin chromosome 14, ASM336829v1, whole genome shotgun sequence includes the following:
- the LOC113113527 gene encoding uncharacterized protein LOC113113527: protein MASASGFPASFYGEPGVLGLLANGISAFLVLLQNFHGARTGVPAEGVENILAGVHLILIGGVCQLVAGLLSFRKYDHLSGTSFVGYAALWASYGATRIFLGANQQSTNLFNDSTMINSTFQDLFTNNSINKTDLFIKESAIAGLVPYILLSFLLAFCSATVNYIMPFVFGAITLTLIFEAVGLVAGWALVVSGVLELLILLFAIYGSSALLIKGLAQRYVLKGFGNPLFNVLLLGTTNGSSSQSLGQEKKKNTKYAEPMALGFFCDTVSPFIFAFYAFNYFPSVSVAVIWITINSAAQLLSSYYAYMRQDCYHATKFGLHCVFWLVKTWEEHVVSVTISRAEAGEVRHAMVGNWFFVSAALVLCIASLNKDSLELVHNSFFVLVTISTISQIPIERYYIFFGVTCSIFTLLSYYGTFARLINTIAEKALIPVGPQPVSTESLQKYLSFLKRSKQHEPEDKGAQLPDALFYLCNGVAALSAIHSSQLGLAFFDLTVPWVLIPGAIIQAYVSRLQVQGGQRFGSVVPSFYVAIWATWSWFRFAGHRLQISTEPASGFAAGSIAFLVINAFLILVAAYSNLVLLALTTIMEVIIVCFLLSTLGRLPYQLEVAMLAIFAIICLYGMLASLVNSIFSKTLIPVGPSLIKDKKKKESETTYPCFVANSRETSGLLKIAKLLENNGVCGIPTDTVYALAASCKNPSAIEKIYSIKDRPAEKPICICISSVEQLVATKPPFSPLLWEFMRNVYPGGISCIVPKGDWLLKLGVGPAYDRVGTRDSIMIRVPDHSATAHLCEFTGPLAITSANPSGEADSTHHDMVINRLGHKIDGVLCDGESNEVVASTVVNCLNIDEGTISILREGCVPALKVRQIFERVKSNML, encoded by the exons ATGGCATCAGCAAGTGGCTTTCCCGCAAGTTTTTATGGAGAGCCAGGTGTGCTTGGGCTCCTGGCCAATGGCATCAGTGCTTTCCTTGTCCTACTGCAGAACTTCCATGGGGCCAGGACTGGTGTTCCTGCAGAGGGAGTGGAAAACATATTAGCAG GCGTTCATCTCATTCTAATTGGTGGAGTGTGTCAACTTGTGGCAGGCTTGCTGTCTTTTCGAAAATATGACCATCTGAGTGGGACGTCATTTGTAGGATATGCAGCACTATGGGCAAGCTATGGGGCGACAAGAATTTTCCTAGGTGCCAACCAACAAAGTACAAACCTATTCAATGACTCCACAATGATAAACAGTACATTTCAAGATCTGTTCACAAACAATAGCATCAATAAAACAGACTTGTTCATCAAGGAGTCTGCCATAGCTGGGCTGGTGCCTTATATCCTGCTTTCCTTTCTACTGGCCTTCTGTTCAGCAACTGTAAACTACATCATGCCCTTTGTGTTTGGGGCCATCACCCTCACGCTGATATTTGAGGCTGTGGGTCTGGTGGCAGGGTGGGCTCTGGTGGTCTCTGGGGTTCTGGAGCTCCTTATCCTGCTATTTGCCATATATGGCTCATCAGCACTGCTAATCAAGGGACTGGCCCAACGCTATGTGCTAAAGGGTTTTGGAAACCCTCTCTTCAATGTGCTGCTCCTAGGAACCACCAATGGCAGTAGCTCCCAAAGCTTGGGccaagagaagaagaagaacacaAAATATGCTGAACCGATGGCCTTGGGATTCTTCTGCGACACAGTCTCACCATTTATCTTTGCTTTCTATGCCTTTAACTACTTCCCATCGGTCTCAGTAGCTGTCATCTGGATAACCATCAATTCGGCTGCTCAGCTTCTATCTAGCTATTACGCATACATGCGTCAAGACTGCTACCATGCAACCAAGTTTGGCCTGCACTGCGTGTTTTGGTTGGTGAAGACTTGGGAAGAGCATGTGGTGTCTGTAACCATCAGCCGGGCTGAAGCTGGTGAAGTAAGGCACGCCATGGTTGGCAACTGGTTCTTCGTGTCTGCTGCCTTGGTCCTTTGCATTGCAAGTCTAAACAAAGACAGTCTGGAGCTAGTTCACAACTCATTTTTTGTCCTGGTGACCATATCAACCATCTCCCAGATTCCCATTGAGAGGTACTACATCTTTTTTGGAGTGACCTGCTCCATCTTTACTCTCCTATCCTACTATGGCACCTTTGCTCGCCTCATCAACACCATTGCTGAGAAGGCCTTGATTCCAGTTGGACCCCAGCCTGTTTCCACCGAATCCCTGCAGAAATATCTCAGTTTCCTCAAGAGATCCAAACAGCATGAGCCTGAAGATAAAGGTGCACAGCTCCCTGATGCTTTGTTCTATCTTTGCAATGGAGTGGCCGCACTCTCAGCCATTCACAGCAGTCAACTCGGCCTGGCGTTTTTCGACCTAACTGTTCCTTGGGTGCTAATCCCAGGAGCCATCATCCAGGCCTATGTCAGTCGACTACAGGTACAGGGTGGCCAGAGATTCGGTTCTGTTGTTCCCTCCTTTTATGTGGCTATTTGGGCAACTTGGAGCTGGTTTAGGTTTGCAg gACACCGTTTGCAAATATCCACAGAGCCAGCGAGTGGATTTGCAGCTGGGTCAATAGCATTCCTGGTCATCAATGCTTTCTTGATTCTAGTTG CGGCCTACAGCAATCTTGTTCTTCTGGCATTGACCACAATCATGGAGGTCATCATAGTTTGTTTTCTCCTCTCTACTCTTGGAAGACTGCCCTACCAGCTAGAAG TTGCCATGCTAGCAATTTTTGCCATCATATGTTTGTATGGCATGCTAGCATCCCTTGTGAACAGTATCTTCTCTAAGACCCTAATACCAGTTGGACCTTCCCTTATCAAG GACAAGAAAAAGAAGGAATCTGAAACAACATATCCATGTTTTGTCGCAAACTCTCGGGAAACCAGTGGACTCCTCAAGATTGCCAAATTGCTCGAAAACAATGGAGTGTGTGGCATCCCTACAGATACTGTCTATGCCTTGGCTGCTTCATGCAAGAACCCCAGTGCTATCGAGAAGATCTACTCTATCAAA GATCGTCCTGCAGAGAAGCCAATTTGCATCTGCATCTCAAGTGTGGAACAGCTTGTGGCCACCAAACCTCCTTTCAGTCCTCTCCTATGGGAGTTCATGAGAAACGTCTACCCCGGAGGCATCAGTTGCATTGTCCCCAAGGGCGATTGGCTCCTCAAACTCG GTGTGGGTCCTGCATATGACCGTGTGGGGACCAGAGATAGCATTATGATTAGAGTACCTGACCACTCTGCCACTGCTCACCTGTGTGAATTCACTGGCCCATTGGCCATTACTTCAGCCAATCCCAGCGGAGAAGCGGACAGTACCCATCATGACATGGTCATCAA CCGTCTTGGTCACAAGATCGATGGAGTCCTGTGTGATGGTGAATCCAATGAGGTGGTGGCATCGACCGTAGTGAACTGTCTCAATATTGATGAAG gaACTATCAGCATTCTTCGTGAAGGTTGTGTGCCTGCATTGAAAGTCAGGCAGATTTTTGAACGAGTAAAAAGCAACATGTTGTAG